One genomic segment of Burkholderia pyrrocinia includes these proteins:
- a CDS encoding ParE family toxin-like protein, translating to MSLPSARVDLRVVAHLPSVAQRARALLDALAAGRHPLALGGKLLKCCALYSLPIGRSYRLLVDKRSMRPIRLLTHERYNGLTGRGGRGGRLEHATKAECPPTGKVR from the coding sequence ATGTCACTCCCGAGCGCGAGGGTGGATCTGCGAGTTGTCGCACATTTGCCGAGTGTTGCGCAACGGGCACGCGCACTTCTCGACGCGCTTGCAGCCGGTCGGCATCCGCTTGCGCTCGGCGGCAAGCTGCTGAAGTGCTGTGCCTTGTACTCGCTGCCGATCGGGCGCAGTTATCGGCTGCTGGTGGACAAGCGTTCGATGCGGCCGATTCGCCTGTTGACGCACGAACGGTACAACGGGCTGACCGGGCGAGGCGGTCGTGGTGGCCGGCTCGAGCATGCGACGAAGGCTGAATGTCCGCCAACAGGGAAAGTGCGATGA
- a CDS encoding UvrD-helicase domain-containing protein → MNLTDEQTGVVDAMQQSAACIKVEAGAGTGKTSTIVAGARGVPNKRGLLTVFNKLMAEETKPRLADTRCDVSTLHSVAYRSDVARPFRSRVTMRLPARTAAQAAGIRGPQVIAGVKLTLNACGYLLLDWVARFCQSPNTELGAKHFPRSTLLDWLTRDDTKRAEQDPAWTKHLVSAVATDLLPNVAILWKRLSDPSEREFPSTHDVYLKLYVMSEPRIAADYVMLDEAQDANPIMLQFMRLAARQGAQTVYVGDSRQQMYSWRGAVDAMGQIDADATLRLTRSFRFGPAVADAANAVLGGLLRSDFRIVGGGGPSSIAGGLSNPTAIICRSNAETLAQALELHDAGVRCGLCMEPAAIRREIESLEWFHDKGFSGDRRYCHFQNYYELEEAIEAGQMPDLKVLKDVIDEYGFDGARAVLMPLAVGKSAKAIRDAGVETMLLTAHAAKGLEFERVLLGGDFKSVAPEGQDLKVEEANILYVSVTRAQSVLCLGSSEAAGEIRAAMGVMTA, encoded by the coding sequence GTGAATCTCACAGACGAACAAACCGGCGTCGTCGACGCCATGCAACAGAGCGCGGCCTGCATCAAGGTCGAGGCCGGCGCCGGCACGGGCAAGACGTCGACGATCGTCGCCGGCGCGCGCGGCGTTCCGAACAAGCGCGGGCTGCTTACCGTGTTCAACAAGCTGATGGCCGAGGAAACGAAGCCGAGGCTCGCGGATACGCGCTGCGACGTGTCGACGCTGCACTCGGTCGCGTATCGCAGCGACGTCGCCAGGCCATTTCGCTCGCGCGTGACGATGCGCCTGCCTGCGCGCACGGCGGCGCAGGCGGCTGGGATTCGCGGGCCCCAGGTGATCGCCGGCGTGAAGCTCACGCTGAACGCTTGCGGCTATCTGCTGCTGGACTGGGTCGCGCGCTTCTGTCAGAGCCCGAACACGGAGCTGGGCGCGAAGCACTTTCCGCGCAGCACGCTGTTGGACTGGCTCACCCGCGACGATACCAAACGCGCGGAACAGGATCCCGCGTGGACAAAGCACCTGGTGAGCGCGGTTGCGACGGATCTGCTGCCGAATGTGGCAATTCTCTGGAAACGGCTCTCGGATCCGTCCGAGCGCGAGTTCCCGTCGACGCACGACGTCTATCTGAAGCTCTACGTAATGAGCGAGCCGCGCATCGCGGCCGACTACGTGATGCTCGACGAGGCACAGGACGCCAATCCGATCATGCTGCAGTTCATGCGGCTCGCGGCCCGCCAGGGGGCGCAGACGGTCTATGTCGGCGATTCGCGCCAGCAGATGTATTCGTGGCGCGGCGCGGTCGACGCGATGGGACAGATCGATGCGGATGCGACGCTGCGCCTAACACGCTCATTCCGGTTCGGGCCGGCCGTCGCCGACGCTGCAAATGCCGTGCTCGGCGGGCTGCTGCGCTCGGACTTCCGCATCGTCGGAGGGGGCGGCCCGTCGTCGATCGCCGGCGGTCTGTCGAACCCGACCGCGATCATCTGCCGCTCGAACGCCGAAACGCTCGCGCAGGCGCTCGAGCTGCACGATGCTGGTGTGCGCTGCGGGTTGTGCATGGAACCCGCCGCGATCCGGCGCGAAATCGAGTCGCTCGAATGGTTCCATGACAAGGGCTTCAGCGGCGATCGCCGGTACTGCCACTTCCAGAACTACTACGAGCTTGAGGAAGCGATCGAGGCTGGGCAGATGCCTGATCTGAAGGTGCTCAAGGATGTGATCGACGAGTACGGCTTCGACGGCGCGCGCGCCGTGCTGATGCCGTTGGCGGTCGGCAAGAGCGCGAAAGCCATTCGCGACGCGGGCGTGGAAACGATGCTGCTCACCGCGCACGCGGCCAAGGGGCTGGAGTTCGAGCGGGTGCTGCTGGGCGGGGATTTCAAGAGCGTCGCGCCTGAGGGCCAGGATCTTAAGGTCGAGGAAGCCAACATCCTCTACGTGTCGGTGACGCGCGCGCAGTCGGTGCTATGCCTGGGCAGTTCGGAAGCCGCGGGCGAGATCCGCGCGGCGATGGGAGTGATGACGGCATGA
- a CDS encoding YdaU family protein produces MDSYRRDIGAYLMDAGHLPPLKHGLLVRLMDVYMVREGPIPNDRAADLVGARTRAERRATREVLEEFFERVDDAWQHAGCDAEIEWAYSHPEEVQAAPGGEAAIAEPGGSSRPRARSPGAIRASRCREKKKRLELERQAAADVTRHVESVTPGVTEGVTRNATSVTASVTRNTLSSFSHNGSNGKERESVTPETVTESVTRNGLVTGESVTRDADAADLAAEAALASVRAADTPRETDARRPMPLPARASSVSKPARPAPLLKTPLPADFGINDAVRQWAFAQGVTDADLRQHLECYRNKCRAGGYVYADHDAAFMEAIRADWAGLSHARAASVIRLGREPQEKFNPLGYVKQRNKGNGYERTVDIHAELVG; encoded by the coding sequence TTGGACAGTTATCGGCGCGACATCGGCGCGTATCTGATGGATGCGGGGCATCTGCCGCCCCTGAAGCACGGGCTGCTGGTGCGGCTCATGGACGTCTACATGGTGCGCGAAGGTCCGATCCCCAACGACCGGGCGGCGGACCTGGTTGGGGCCCGCACGCGGGCGGAGCGACGTGCGACGCGCGAGGTGCTCGAGGAGTTTTTCGAGCGGGTCGATGACGCGTGGCAGCACGCGGGGTGCGATGCCGAGATCGAGTGGGCGTATTCGCACCCTGAAGAGGTCCAGGCGGCGCCAGGCGGTGAGGCGGCGATCGCTGAGCCGGGTGGATCTTCCCGCCCGCGCGCGAGGTCGCCGGGTGCGATCCGCGCGAGCCGGTGCCGTGAGAAGAAGAAACGACTGGAACTGGAACGGCAAGCGGCGGCCGACGTGACGCGTCACGTCGAAAGCGTTACACCAGGCGTTACGGAGGGCGTTACGCGTAACGCGACAAGCGTTACGGCCAGCGTTACGCGTAACACTCTCTCTTCTTTCTCTCATAACGGTAGTAACGGAAAAGAGAGGGAGAGCGTAACGCCCGAGACCGTTACGGAAAGCGTGACGCGTAACGGCTTGGTTACGGGCGAAAGCGTTACGCGTGACGCCGACGCGGCGGATCTCGCGGCGGAGGCGGCGCTGGCATCGGTGCGTGCGGCTGATACGCCGCGTGAGACGGATGCGCGGCGTCCGATGCCGCTGCCCGCCCGCGCGAGCAGCGTGAGCAAACCCGCGCGCCCCGCCCCGCTGCTCAAGACCCCGCTGCCAGCCGATTTTGGAATCAACGACGCAGTCCGGCAGTGGGCATTTGCGCAGGGCGTGACGGACGCGGATCTGCGTCAGCATCTGGAGTGCTACAGGAACAAGTGCCGCGCCGGCGGCTACGTGTATGCGGATCACGACGCGGCGTTCATGGAGGCGATCCGCGCGGACTGGGCGGGTCTGAGTCACGCGCGTGCGGCGTCGGTGATCCGGCTGGGCCGGGAGCCGCAAGAGAAATTCAACCCGCTGGGGTACGTGAAGCAACGGAACAAGGGGAACGGATATGAGCGCACGGTGGATATTCACGCAGAACTGGTGGGTTGA
- a CDS encoding ParA family protein, which yields MKKLTIWTQKGGVGKSALTCQLAYVLRAREYRVLVIDLDSQGNASASLLRAERAVALDLSASALIMNANPAIQVPDTQFAVVKADETLSKIPEKPADFSQFAANLAANLERLSPHFDVCIIDCPPSDDMRVLLALTCSDSVLSPIHLYQESMEGVYRTLNGRRGVARVQKASNPALRFLGILPTMVEPIPIHRRNLMEVVKHFGNYLVRSEDGVPLRLLKRSAVAEAQELGVPLWELGRQKTAAREAWADTKPVFDRLAHLVMEPSEQPEQAEATRGA from the coding sequence ATGAAGAAGCTCACAATCTGGACGCAGAAAGGCGGCGTAGGCAAGTCGGCACTGACATGCCAGCTTGCGTACGTACTGCGTGCTCGCGAGTATCGCGTCCTGGTCATCGATCTTGACAGCCAGGGCAACGCCAGCGCGTCGTTGCTGCGTGCCGAGAGAGCCGTAGCGCTCGACCTGAGCGCTTCCGCGCTGATCATGAACGCCAACCCGGCGATCCAGGTGCCGGACACTCAGTTCGCCGTTGTCAAGGCGGACGAAACGCTCTCCAAGATTCCCGAAAAACCGGCTGATTTCAGTCAGTTTGCTGCCAATCTCGCCGCCAATCTCGAGCGGCTTTCTCCTCATTTCGACGTCTGCATCATCGACTGCCCGCCGTCGGACGACATGCGCGTCTTGCTGGCATTGACCTGCTCGGATTCCGTTCTTAGCCCGATCCACCTGTATCAGGAGTCGATGGAGGGCGTTTACCGCACGTTGAACGGTCGTCGCGGCGTGGCTCGTGTTCAGAAGGCGTCGAATCCGGCGCTGCGCTTTTTGGGCATTCTGCCGACGATGGTGGAGCCGATCCCGATCCATCGTCGCAACCTCATGGAGGTCGTGAAGCACTTTGGGAACTATCTGGTGCGCAGTGAGGACGGGGTACCGCTGCGTTTGCTGAAGCGGTCGGCCGTGGCTGAAGCCCAGGAATTAGGCGTGCCGCTGTGGGAGCTTGGCCGGCAAAAGACCGCGGCCCGCGAGGCGTGGGCTGACACGAAGCCGGTGTTTGATCGCCTCGCGCACCTCGTGATGGAGCCGTCTGAACAGCCTGAGCAGGCGGAGGCGACGCGTGGCGCTTGA
- a CDS encoding ParB/RepB/Spo0J family partition protein, giving the protein MALDLSMFDDVDAPAHQRGAVLDLPIDEIEEDPDQPRKVFKQALLEATAGRIRKKGGIEVPIRVRPKRNGKYRIVDGARRFRASQLASMMTIRAIVEEDEAVIDPYTQVVMNLQREELKPMELAQFMAQRKAAGDSRDLIASELGMAAADVTAHLALLEAPANVLSAFEAGQIQGVGGAYELCRLHEKDATAVDDFLAEQAEGPITLSMIRRLGASIRNPQKPADHGAPTDPANQSATGVAGSGDSRPLRDAGVHGDDVMIDLAERTETTAHDSAAPSLASKESRRDRGNPGDEQGDGESGGADVQLHAVPFHNPDIENDSKPVKLDDPTRIKKPLLLANFEGDAVMVRLDKMPTTPGLAFVKYEDGRGEIEVVLNDLTNWTLTDSRV; this is encoded by the coding sequence GTGGCGCTTGACCTTTCGATGTTCGACGACGTCGACGCGCCGGCACATCAACGCGGTGCGGTGTTGGACCTGCCGATCGACGAGATCGAGGAGGACCCGGACCAGCCACGCAAGGTGTTTAAGCAGGCATTGCTGGAAGCGACGGCGGGACGTATTCGCAAGAAGGGTGGCATCGAAGTGCCGATCCGGGTGCGGCCAAAACGTAACGGCAAGTACCGCATCGTCGACGGTGCGCGTCGCTTTCGTGCGTCGCAGCTCGCGTCAATGATGACAATTCGCGCAATCGTTGAGGAAGACGAAGCTGTCATCGATCCTTACACGCAGGTGGTGATGAACCTGCAGCGCGAAGAACTCAAGCCGATGGAACTGGCGCAGTTCATGGCGCAGCGTAAGGCCGCGGGTGACTCGCGGGATCTGATTGCATCGGAATTGGGCATGGCCGCGGCTGACGTGACGGCACACCTTGCGCTGCTCGAAGCACCGGCGAACGTACTGAGCGCATTTGAGGCGGGCCAGATTCAAGGCGTCGGTGGTGCCTACGAACTGTGCCGCTTGCACGAAAAAGATGCCACGGCCGTAGACGATTTTTTGGCCGAACAGGCTGAAGGGCCGATCACGCTTTCGATGATCCGGCGGCTGGGTGCATCGATCCGCAATCCCCAGAAGCCGGCCGATCATGGCGCGCCGACAGATCCCGCGAATCAGTCCGCGACGGGCGTGGCTGGATCCGGCGATTCTCGGCCGCTTCGCGACGCCGGCGTCCATGGCGATGACGTGATGATCGATCTGGCGGAACGTACGGAAACAACGGCGCATGACTCCGCCGCACCGAGTTTGGCGAGCAAAGAAAGCCGGCGTGATCGAGGTAATCCTGGCGATGAACAGGGCGATGGTGAATCGGGCGGTGCCGACGTGCAACTGCATGCAGTGCCGTTCCACAACCCGGACATCGAGAACGATTCGAAGCCGGTAAAGCTCGACGATCCGACACGTATCAAGAAGCCACTCTTGCTCGCGAATTTCGAAGGCGATGCCGTCATGGTGCGCCTCGACAAAATGCCGACCACTCCGGGGCTTGCGTTTGTGAAGTACGAGGACGGGCGTGGCGAGATTGAAGTGGTGTTGAACGATCTCACGAACTGGACTTTGACGGATTCGAGGGTGTGA
- a CDS encoding lytic transglycosylase domain-containing protein, with product MGVIDFMTLAQQCAPHVAPATMAAIVRTESGFNPYAIGVVNGRLVRQPRTLAEATATVDALERGGWNYSVGLSQVNRQHFARYGLSSTTAFDVCRNLQAGADILSRCYAQATGRTRQPQTALRDGLSCYYSGNFQTGYRTGYVQRVVMNASQGGDGEVVPAIDGSSVIPVVPSKRASANRAPNRVRVERVQPDGAQSEPALPTAPVQSNSAVVF from the coding sequence ATGGGCGTGATCGATTTCATGACGCTCGCGCAGCAATGCGCCCCGCACGTCGCGCCAGCGACGATGGCGGCGATCGTGCGCACCGAGTCGGGCTTCAACCCATACGCGATCGGCGTCGTGAACGGGCGCCTCGTGCGTCAGCCTCGCACGCTCGCGGAAGCCACGGCGACCGTGGATGCGCTCGAGCGTGGCGGTTGGAACTACAGCGTTGGGTTGTCGCAGGTCAACCGGCAGCACTTCGCACGCTACGGACTGTCGAGCACGACGGCGTTCGACGTATGCCGCAATCTGCAGGCCGGGGCGGACATCCTTTCGCGCTGCTACGCGCAGGCCACGGGCCGCACGCGCCAGCCCCAGACTGCGTTGCGCGATGGGCTGTCGTGCTACTACAGCGGCAATTTCCAGACGGGGTATCGGACGGGCTATGTCCAGCGTGTGGTGATGAACGCCTCGCAGGGCGGGGACGGTGAGGTCGTGCCGGCGATTGATGGCAGCTCAGTGATCCCGGTGGTGCCGTCGAAGCGGGCCAGCGCGAATCGCGCCCCGAATCGAGTACGTGTCGAACGCGTTCAACCGGACGGGGCGCAATCGGAGCCGGCGTTGCCGACGGCACCGGTTCAATCCAACAGTGCGGTGGTGTTCTGA
- a CDS encoding DNA topoisomerase produces MEKALILAEKPSVAKDIAAALGGFREAERNVFERDDLIVSCAAGHLVGIAAPESIARQVPVIPEQFDLVVREKAEDRLKAVLKQIRRKDVGMLINACDAGREGELIFRLIVEFAQSRKPISRMWLQSMTPQAIRDGFAVMRTDAQMQPLAAAARARAEADWIVGINGSRLCKLLTGDQTPVGRVQTPTLMIVVAREEAIRRFQARTFHEVHLKVGLQAGEFVARWQNPEVNRAEGDPLERIWDATLAQAIAKRCGIRGLDSVADETQPSKRVAPTLFDLTTLQREANRLYGLSAKDTSDLAQLLYQTHKVLTYPRTDAKALPEDYLPTVTQIMGALTESGYAKEANPILEQNWIRPTKRIFDNSKISDHFAIIPTGDTPSGLSQAEQAIYDLVVRRMLAAFYPDAEFAVTTRTVQLGDDRFVARGKVLVTPGWLAVYKGETSDGKSDRKEDSASLPVLQPGEAGRHAGVSIAQGETRAPARYNEATLLSAMEHAGEEVADEALREAMSERGLGTPATRAAHIEGLIADGYLERQKKQLVPTARAFALKALLSKLRAEALLSPALTGEWEARLKAIERGEMSVEGFRPPIVAFVREFAQRTKVAEAAQLAGNPPCPTCGQPLRRVSGSKGPFWSCSAYPHCTATLPDENGRPGKPKPKAQVSQHKCACGAGLINRTGIAKKSGKPYSLWSCSQYPKCTRSYNDKGGQPDYADRPV; encoded by the coding sequence ATGGAAAAAGCGCTCATTCTGGCCGAGAAGCCGTCCGTGGCGAAGGATATTGCCGCGGCGCTCGGTGGTTTCCGGGAAGCCGAGCGGAACGTGTTCGAGCGCGACGACCTGATCGTGTCGTGTGCGGCGGGTCACCTGGTGGGCATCGCCGCGCCGGAATCGATCGCTCGTCAGGTGCCGGTCATTCCGGAGCAGTTCGATCTGGTGGTGCGCGAGAAGGCCGAAGATCGGCTGAAGGCAGTGCTCAAGCAAATCCGCCGGAAGGACGTCGGCATGCTGATCAACGCGTGCGACGCGGGCCGCGAAGGCGAGCTGATTTTCCGGTTGATCGTCGAGTTTGCGCAAAGCCGCAAACCGATCAGTCGCATGTGGTTGCAATCGATGACGCCGCAGGCGATCCGCGACGGCTTCGCGGTGATGCGCACGGACGCGCAGATGCAGCCGCTGGCTGCTGCTGCACGCGCGCGTGCCGAGGCGGACTGGATCGTGGGCATCAACGGCTCGCGTCTGTGCAAGCTTCTGACTGGTGATCAGACGCCGGTCGGCCGAGTGCAGACGCCGACGCTGATGATCGTCGTGGCACGGGAGGAGGCGATCCGGCGCTTCCAGGCGCGCACGTTCCACGAGGTGCACCTGAAGGTCGGGTTGCAGGCGGGCGAGTTCGTCGCGCGCTGGCAGAACCCCGAGGTAAATCGTGCCGAGGGCGACCCGCTCGAGCGCATCTGGGACGCAACGCTAGCGCAAGCGATCGCGAAACGCTGTGGCATTCGTGGGCTCGACAGCGTGGCTGACGAGACGCAGCCGTCGAAGCGCGTCGCGCCGACGTTGTTCGATCTGACGACGCTGCAGCGCGAGGCGAACCGGCTCTATGGCCTGTCGGCGAAGGACACGAGCGACCTCGCGCAGCTGCTGTACCAGACGCACAAGGTATTGACCTATCCGCGTACCGACGCGAAGGCACTCCCTGAGGATTATCTGCCGACGGTGACGCAGATCATGGGTGCATTGACCGAGAGCGGTTACGCGAAGGAAGCGAACCCGATCCTCGAGCAGAACTGGATCCGTCCAACAAAGCGCATCTTCGACAACAGCAAGATCTCGGACCACTTCGCGATCATTCCGACGGGCGACACGCCGAGCGGCCTGTCGCAGGCCGAGCAGGCGATCTATGACCTGGTTGTACGACGCATGCTCGCCGCGTTTTACCCGGACGCGGAGTTTGCGGTTACGACACGCACGGTTCAGCTCGGTGACGATCGTTTTGTCGCACGCGGGAAAGTGCTGGTGACGCCGGGTTGGCTTGCGGTCTACAAGGGCGAGACGAGCGACGGGAAGAGCGATCGCAAGGAAGACAGCGCGTCGCTGCCGGTGCTACAACCTGGCGAGGCCGGGCGTCACGCAGGGGTGTCGATTGCGCAGGGCGAGACGCGGGCGCCTGCGCGCTACAACGAGGCCACGCTGCTGTCAGCGATGGAGCACGCTGGAGAAGAGGTTGCGGACGAAGCATTGCGCGAGGCGATGTCTGAGCGCGGCCTCGGGACGCCGGCCACGCGGGCCGCACACATTGAGGGGCTCATCGCGGATGGTTACCTCGAGCGCCAGAAGAAGCAACTGGTGCCGACGGCACGCGCCTTCGCGTTGAAGGCGTTGCTCTCGAAGCTGCGGGCCGAGGCGCTGCTGTCGCCTGCGCTGACCGGCGAATGGGAGGCGCGCCTGAAGGCGATCGAGCGCGGCGAGATGTCGGTCGAGGGCTTCCGGCCGCCGATCGTCGCGTTCGTGCGGGAGTTCGCACAACGCACGAAGGTGGCTGAGGCCGCGCAGCTTGCGGGCAATCCGCCGTGTCCGACGTGCGGCCAACCGCTGCGCCGCGTGTCGGGTTCAAAGGGACCGTTCTGGAGCTGCTCGGCGTATCCACATTGCACGGCGACGCTTCCGGACGAGAACGGGCGGCCGGGTAAGCCGAAACCGAAGGCGCAGGTGAGTCAGCACAAGTGTGCATGTGGCGCGGGCTTGATCAATCGCACCGGGATCGCGAAGAAGTCCGGCAAGCCGTACAGCCTATGGTCCTGCAGCCAGTATCCAAAATGCACGCGATCGTACAACGACAAGGGCGGCCAGCCGGACTATGCGGATCGGCCGGTTTGA
- a CDS encoding TrbC/VirB2 family protein, with product MKKRNISERLFAALGAVMLGMLLANPAFAQLSSQASTILNQVSAALTAIGVVTCTIAIMWAGFKMLFQHVQFGDIAKIFIGAILIGGASTMAGVLLS from the coding sequence ATGAAGAAACGAAATATTAGCGAACGATTGTTCGCGGCACTCGGCGCCGTGATGTTGGGGATGCTGCTGGCAAACCCGGCATTCGCGCAACTGTCATCGCAGGCGAGCACGATCCTGAACCAGGTATCCGCCGCGCTGACGGCGATCGGGGTAGTCACCTGCACGATCGCGATCATGTGGGCAGGCTTCAAGATGCTGTTCCAGCACGTGCAATTCGGGGACATCGCGAAGATTTTCATCGGTGCCATTCTGATCGGTGGCGCCAGCACGATGGCCGGCGTCCTGCTCTCCTGA
- a CDS encoding VirB4 family type IV secretion/conjugal transfer ATPase — protein MNAPNLRDEIFKGCTRPAMLFGVPIVPFVVTVGAILIAGMWTFIVSSAAAMIVLSLMIPALFAMRMVTRSDDQRLRQRFMALRMRLSQRNGKFWGASSYSPTRTKKRKSGEPASKFEAEAAREVMVADFVPYSSHLTDTVIRTREGDYLRLFRLEGIPFESADPMELLARHEGFNSLVRSFATGNVALWSHRIGRQVADRFDSQYANERIDEVARNYYDGLEQYRMMARDQYLAVIYRPVRSKVGRALKRGGLRTLETIREDERAAIKVLDDVGRDVMASLKRYKPEPLATYQHNGRTFSRALEFLGYLVNGVWERVPVPSGKISDALPTSRLFFGGEKLEIRTSDGRRRYGVMLDLKDYPENSEPGMLNGLLYGQFDYIETQSFSILDRASAKDALERQRGHLIASEDAASSQIAAMHQALNDLINGTFVLGEYHYSLAVFGDTPAEAERAASTARAILQEAGFQAAMVDLVADSAWFAQLPANWRYRPREAKLSSRNFCGLSCFHNFPSGKRNGNPWGEAIAILKSPSGQPVYLNCHVTPEDQDSFDRMALAHTVLIGQAGSGKTALEMFILIMLTKYGASIALYDKDRGCEIAIRWMGGTYLVMKRGDSTELNPFWLDPTPQNVDFWARLVTKLVERPNRPLRTKDETDIWTAVSAVAGMPREVRRLSMVWQLLPKDGEDSLHERLAKWCRPGKLGWVLDNATDKVAASIANCKIFGFDDTDLIDDPEIAPIVTMTMLHYTDLKIDGNRFVVVLAEFWKRLQSDVYTAFAEDMQRTGRKENTFAIYDTQSPSEVIASRAAKALIGQMATEIYLPNPKADEKDYIDGFKLTRAEFDIVRSLGENSRRFLVKQGSRSFVATLDLSGLRAGDGDAIDILSGSKDNVELLDDVRQEVGDDPQTWLPVFQRRLAERRAMERREKYLGRAEQVSPATRRA, from the coding sequence ATGAATGCACCGAACCTGCGTGACGAAATCTTCAAGGGCTGCACGCGCCCGGCGATGTTGTTTGGGGTTCCGATCGTGCCGTTTGTCGTCACGGTCGGCGCGATTCTCATCGCCGGCATGTGGACGTTTATCGTGTCGTCTGCTGCGGCGATGATCGTGCTGTCGCTGATGATTCCGGCGCTGTTCGCGATGCGCATGGTGACGCGTAGTGACGACCAACGGCTTCGGCAGCGTTTCATGGCCTTGCGGATGCGTCTATCACAGCGTAACGGAAAGTTCTGGGGGGCGAGTTCGTACTCGCCGACCCGGACGAAGAAGCGTAAGAGCGGCGAACCGGCTTCGAAGTTCGAAGCCGAAGCCGCGCGCGAAGTGATGGTCGCCGATTTTGTACCGTACTCGTCACATCTGACGGACACGGTTATTCGGACGCGCGAAGGCGACTACCTGCGGCTGTTCCGGCTCGAGGGGATTCCGTTCGAATCCGCCGACCCGATGGAGCTCCTCGCGCGTCATGAAGGTTTCAATAGCCTGGTGCGCAGCTTCGCGACGGGCAACGTCGCGCTGTGGTCACATCGTATCGGCCGCCAGGTTGCAGACCGCTTTGACTCGCAGTACGCGAACGAACGGATCGACGAGGTCGCACGGAACTACTACGACGGGCTCGAGCAATACCGGATGATGGCGCGCGACCAGTATCTGGCGGTGATCTACCGGCCAGTACGTTCGAAAGTCGGTCGCGCGCTTAAGCGCGGAGGGTTGCGCACGCTGGAGACGATTCGCGAGGACGAGCGCGCGGCGATCAAGGTGCTGGACGACGTCGGTCGCGACGTGATGGCCAGCCTGAAGCGCTACAAGCCCGAGCCGCTCGCGACGTACCAGCACAACGGGCGCACGTTTTCACGGGCGCTGGAGTTCCTCGGGTATCTCGTGAACGGGGTATGGGAGCGCGTGCCGGTGCCGAGCGGAAAGATCTCGGACGCGTTGCCGACCTCTCGCCTGTTCTTCGGGGGCGAGAAGCTGGAAATCCGGACGTCCGACGGCCGCCGCCGGTACGGCGTAATGCTGGACCTGAAGGATTACCCGGAGAATTCGGAGCCCGGTATGCTCAACGGCCTGCTGTACGGCCAGTTCGACTACATCGAAACACAGAGTTTTTCGATCCTGGACCGGGCGAGTGCGAAGGATGCGCTGGAACGCCAGCGCGGCCACCTGATCGCGAGCGAGGATGCGGCGAGTTCGCAGATCGCAGCGATGCACCAGGCGCTCAACGACCTGATCAACGGCACGTTCGTGCTGGGCGAGTACCACTACTCGCTGGCGGTGTTCGGCGATACGCCGGCGGAGGCGGAGCGGGCCGCGTCGACCGCGCGGGCGATTTTGCAGGAGGCCGGATTCCAGGCGGCAATGGTCGATCTCGTCGCAGATTCGGCGTGGTTCGCGCAACTGCCGGCGAACTGGCGGTACCGGCCGCGCGAGGCGAAGCTCAGTTCGCGCAATTTCTGCGGGCTGTCCTGCTTCCACAACTTCCCGTCGGGCAAGCGCAACGGAAACCCGTGGGGGGAGGCGATCGCGATTCTCAAGTCGCCGAGCGGGCAGCCGGTGTATCTGAACTGCCACGTGACGCCGGAAGATCAGGATTCGTTTGACCGGATGGCGCTCGCGCACACAGTGCTGATCGGCCAGGCGGGCTCGGGCAAGACCGCGCTCGAGATGTTCATCCTCATCATGCTCACGAAGTACGGCGCGTCGATCGCACTGTACGACAAGGACCGTGGCTGCGAGATCGCGATTCGCTGGATGGGCGGCACGTATCTGGTGATGAAGCGTGGCGATTCGACCGAGCTGAACCCGTTCTGGCTCGATCCGACACCTCAGAACGTCGACTTCTGGGCACGCCTCGTGACGAAGCTGGTCGAGCGCCCGAATCGGCCGCTCAGGACGAAGGATGAGACGGATATCTGGACGGCGGTATCGGCAGTGGCTGGGATGCCGCGTGAGGTTCGGCGCCTGTCGATGGTGTGGCAATTGTTGCCGAAGGACGGCGAGGACAGCCTGCACGAGCGCCTGGCGAAATGGTGCCGGCCGGGCAAGCTCGGCTGGGTACTGGACAACGCGACGGACAAGGTCGCGGCGTCGATCGCGAACTGCAAGATCTTCGGGTTCGACGACACCGATCTGATCGACGATCCGGAGATTGCGCCGATCGTGACGATGACGATGCTGCATTACACGGATCTGAAGATCGACGGCAACCGGTTCGTGGTGGTGTTGGCTGAGTTCTGGAAACGGCTGCAGAGCGATGTGTACACGGCATTCGCGGAAGACATGCAACGCACGGGCCGAAAGGAAAACACTTTCGCGATCTACGACACGCAGTCGCCGTCCGAAGTGATCGCAAGCCGTGCGGCGAAGGCCCTGATCGGCCAAATGGCGACGGAAATCTACCTGCCGAACCCGAAAGCGGACGAAAAGGACTACATCGACGGTTTCAAGCTGACGCGTGCCGAGTTCGACATCGTGCGCAGCCTGGGCGAGAACAGCCGGCGTTTCCTCGTGAAGCAGGGCTCGCGCTCGTTCGTCGCCACGCTCGACCTGTCTGGTCTGAGAGCGGGCGACGGTGACGCAATCGACATCCTGTCGGGCTCGAAGGACAACGTCGAGCTGCTCGACGACGTCCGGCAGGAAGTCGGCGATGACCCGCAGACCTGGCTTCCTGTGTTTCAACGGAGGCTCGCAGAGCGGCGTGCGATGGAGCGTCGCGAGAAGTATCTGGGCCGTGCCGAACAGGTGTCACCTGCGACGAGGAGGGCGTGA